A region from the Sulfitobacter sp. D7 genome encodes:
- a CDS encoding PAS domain-containing protein codes for MSLVAAFTLIALCGIVLSGVMIAKQVGDAVNRFAVAGEIAVLSMYIAVVLASAPRGGAYSDPIELVFATAAFAVLVAQVWRVMRNRRKLQGSANSDETRRKLPDLLNDVPVQAAFLTPDMTYAFVNDAYSASFGKSADEIVGKHLSQIIPPDLLEEVSDNLEKALAGRQVTWRFDFSRPVLARSQGAAIYQPLSDRGQVVGVLVMIMDRSASQDAVHDAEVSAAKHALAAEVAGVGYLEWDQEGALVDVSPEVEALLGRDAQSLREMWQQGQSFVEPRSRATIRNNLHMAGSRPRDVVENVKFLAANGRQIEARTCIRRLNRGRQVHLLAAIQDVTDQQNVLTDLVESETRFRDFTESATDWVWEMDADGRFTFLSGGGRQTDAETPIFALGKTLAEADLAQDQGDFDQLQQRLAARAPFRDLRLVLPLGDGRARQIDMSGKPFFDSHAQLAGYRGTCFDMTEIAMAETERKSALEALALAFETISTMVALFDSNDRLVYCNEEYRATYAGMDGDIIGKHFDELLAHFTRTGTLATTAEGKVRWSEQRRDRRNTPAKFFRARSSKGRWLEVTDYPVAAGGLLTIASDITEKVEREERLHRHETALQLLNRRETLGQMTAAIAHELNQPLAAIHNFAAGCVLRAKNDQLEREDMIAVLNNMQSQSERASAILRSMSNYLHSDDADRHAVRFEDILRSVQLLIQPESSATGVAVEIDDQCGEVELTCARIEIEQLLINLIKNGIDACREAGRPDAEVSVSARCEAEEIVIVVADAGRGFAPDMPAQTAFSAFRSTKDKGLGVGLAICETIVLSHGGTIAVTKSDAEGACLSVRLPLEVQK; via the coding sequence ATGAGCTTGGTCGCGGCGTTCACATTGATTGCGCTGTGTGGAATCGTCTTGTCCGGCGTGATGATCGCAAAGCAGGTTGGCGATGCGGTAAACCGGTTTGCCGTGGCTGGCGAGATCGCGGTTTTGTCGATGTATATCGCCGTGGTGCTGGCGTCTGCGCCGCGCGGCGGGGCCTATAGTGACCCGATCGAGCTGGTCTTTGCGACCGCCGCATTTGCCGTTCTGGTGGCGCAGGTTTGGCGCGTGATGCGCAACCGACGCAAGCTTCAGGGCAGCGCCAACTCCGATGAGACCCGCAGGAAACTGCCCGATTTACTGAACGATGTGCCCGTGCAGGCGGCCTTTCTGACACCGGATATGACCTATGCCTTCGTCAATGATGCCTATAGCGCCTCCTTTGGGAAATCCGCCGATGAGATCGTGGGCAAACACCTGTCGCAGATTATCCCGCCGGACCTGCTGGAGGAGGTGTCGGACAACCTCGAAAAGGCGCTGGCCGGGCGGCAGGTCACATGGCGTTTCGATTTCTCGCGCCCGGTTCTGGCCCGCTCCCAAGGGGCGGCGATCTATCAGCCCCTATCCGACCGGGGGCAGGTGGTGGGGGTGCTGGTGATGATAATGGACCGCTCCGCCTCGCAGGACGCGGTGCATGACGCAGAGGTCAGCGCGGCGAAACACGCGCTCGCGGCTGAGGTGGCGGGGGTGGGCTATCTGGAATGGGATCAAGAGGGCGCGCTGGTTGATGTCTCTCCCGAGGTGGAGGCGCTCTTGGGCCGCGATGCGCAGAGTCTGCGCGAGATGTGGCAGCAGGGCCAAAGCTTTGTCGAGCCGCGCAGCCGCGCCACGATCCGCAACAACCTGCATATGGCTGGCAGCCGCCCCCGCGACGTGGTCGAGAATGTAAAGTTTCTGGCCGCCAACGGTCGCCAGATCGAAGCGCGCACCTGCATTCGCCGCTTGAACCGGGGGCGTCAGGTGCATCTTTTGGCCGCGATCCAAGATGTTACGGATCAGCAGAACGTCCTCACCGATCTGGTGGAAAGCGAAACCCGGTTTCGCGATTTCACCGAAAGCGCGACCGATTGGGTCTGGGAGATGGACGCCGATGGGCGGTTCACCTTCCTGTCCGGCGGGGGCCGTCAAACCGATGCGGAAACCCCGATTTTCGCTCTGGGCAAGACCCTCGCCGAGGCCGATCTGGCGCAAGACCAAGGCGATTTCGACCAGCTTCAGCAAAGATTGGCCGCCCGGGCGCCGTTCCGGGACTTGCGGTTGGTTCTGCCCCTCGGGGATGGGCGGGCGCGGCAAATCGACATGTCGGGCAAACCCTTTTTTGACAGCCACGCTCAATTGGCAGGCTATCGCGGCACCTGTTTCGACATGACCGAAATCGCCATGGCCGAGACTGAGCGCAAAAGCGCGCTGGAGGCGCTGGCGCTGGCTTTTGAGACCATCTCGACCATGGTGGCGCTTTTCGACAGCAACGACCGCTTGGTCTATTGCAACGAGGAATACCGCGCGACCTACGCCGGGATGGACGGCGACATCATCGGAAAGCACTTTGATGAGTTGCTCGCGCATTTCACGCGAACCGGCACACTGGCCACGACCGCCGAAGGCAAGGTCCGCTGGAGCGAGCAGCGGCGCGATCGGCGCAACACCCCGGCCAAGTTCTTTCGTGCGCGGTCTTCCAAGGGGCGCTGGTTGGAGGTGACGGATTACCCCGTGGCCGCAGGCGGGCTTTTGACCATCGCATCCGACATCACCGAAAAGGTCGAGCGCGAAGAGCGGTTGCACCGCCATGAAACGGCGCTGCAACTGCTCAACCGGCGCGAGACATTGGGCCAGATGACCGCTGCCATCGCCCATGAATTGAACCAGCCTTTAGCGGCTATTCACAATTTTGCCGCAGGCTGTGTGTTGCGGGCCAAGAACGACCAGCTTGAGAGAGAGGATATGATCGCCGTGCTTAATAATATGCAAAGCCAATCGGAACGGGCCAGCGCCATCCTGCGGTCCATGTCGAACTATCTGCACAGTGACGATGCCGACCGCCATGCGGTGCGCTTCGAAGATATCCTGCGCTCGGTGCAACTGTTGATCCAGCCGGAAAGCTCGGCCACCGGCGTCGCCGTGGAGATCGACGATCAATGTGGGGAGGTCGAGTTGACCTGCGCCCGGATCGAGATTGAGCAGCTTTTGATCAACCTGATCAAGAACGGCATTGATGCCTGCCGGGAAGCGGGTCGCCCTGATGCCGAAGTTTCGGTTTCTGCGCGGTGCGAGGCGGAGGAGATCGTGATCGTCGTGGCCGATGCGGGCCGCGGATTTGCCCCGGACATGCCTGCGCAGACGGCCTTCAGCGCCTTCCGCTCGACCAAGGACAAGGGGCTTGGCGTGGGGCTGGCGATTTGCGAAACGATCGTTCTGTCGCATGGCGGGACAATCGCCGTGACGAAATCCGATGCAGAGGGGGCCTGCCTGAGCGTGCGTCTGCCGCTGGAGGTGCAAAAGTAA
- a CDS encoding alpha/beta fold hydrolase translates to MTSPRFHFIPVMGHEIHVTEWGERKNPALMMLHGLARTGRDFDEVAATLSQNFHVLCPDMIGRGRSSWAASPEAEYSVEHYARIATGVLDHFQIDRAAWFGTSLGGMIGMHMASGPETARVSALVVNDISPELPATAVNRILSYVGSLPDFGSFAEGEAWLRQTYAPFGPAADAYWQRMARSSLRRRGDGRLTLHYDPRITVQFTASAHELSTWDRWDRTTTPTHLLRGARSDLLLPEAAERMTQSGSRPGMSEFPDCGHAPNMSNPQDIALLHRVLVELLGRSPQG, encoded by the coding sequence ATGACCTCCCCCCGTTTCCATTTCATCCCCGTCATGGGACACGAAATCCATGTCACTGAATGGGGCGAGCGCAAGAACCCTGCCTTGATGATGCTGCACGGTCTCGCCCGCACCGGGCGCGACTTTGACGAGGTGGCCGCGACCTTGTCGCAAAATTTCCACGTGCTCTGCCCCGATATGATCGGGCGGGGCCGGTCAAGTTGGGCGGCCAGCCCTGAGGCGGAGTATTCGGTCGAACATTATGCGCGCATCGCGACAGGGGTGTTGGATCACTTCCAGATTGACCGCGCCGCGTGGTTTGGCACCTCTTTGGGCGGCATGATCGGGATGCACATGGCTTCGGGCCCCGAGACCGCGCGGGTCAGCGCATTGGTGGTGAACGACATCAGCCCCGAACTACCCGCGACGGCGGTGAACCGGATCCTCTCCTATGTGGGCAGCCTGCCAGACTTTGGCAGCTTTGCCGAAGGTGAAGCGTGGCTGCGCCAGACCTATGCCCCCTTCGGCCCGGCGGCCGATGCCTATTGGCAGCGCATGGCGCGGTCTTCGCTGCGCCGCCGGGGGGACGGACGGCTGACCCTGCATTATGACCCGCGCATCACCGTGCAGTTCACCGCCTCAGCCCATGAGCTTTCCACTTGGGACCGTTGGGACCGGACCACCACGCCCACGCATCTTTTGCGCGGCGCCCGGTCGGACCTGTTGCTGCCCGAGGCTGCAGAGCGCATGACCCAAAGCGGCTCGCGGCCCGGGATGAGTGAATTCCCCGACTGCGGCCACGCGCCCAATATGTCCAACCCTCAGGATATCGCCCTTTTGCACCGCGTTTTGGTTGAATTGCTGGGGCGATCGCCCCAAGGATAA
- a CDS encoding cytochrome ubiquinol oxidase subunit I, whose amino-acid sequence MLDGYTAEILARVQFAFTVSFHIIFPAFSIGLASFLAVLNALWLWKREETYLKLFNYWKKIFAVAFGMGVVSGIVMSYQIGTNWSVFSDKAGPVVGPLMAYEVLSAFFLEAGFLGIMLFGRKRVGDGLHMFATALVALGTLASATWILSVNSWMQTPAGFGINDVGQFVPEDWWAIVFNPSFPYRLVHMVLAAYLTTALVVGGVGGLHLLRDHADRAARRMFSMAMWMLLLVTPLQIFAGDMHGLNTLEHQPAKVMAMEGHYDSHPDGAPLILFGIPNPEEKRIDYAVEIPKLSSLILKHDLNAPLPGLDTIPDEDEPPVAIVFWSFRIMIALGFAMLGLGLWAALARLRGRLYDAPLLHRLALLMGPTGFVAVLAGWITTEVGRQPFTVYGLLRTSESLAPIEAPAVATSLIAFIVVYFFVFGAGTWYIVAMMRKPVVDHVLEDERDAAQDDAAQDDGPILAVGEEAAVRDKAVKNKREDS is encoded by the coding sequence ATGCTCGACGGTTACACCGCCGAAATCCTAGCGCGGGTGCAGTTTGCATTCACGGTTTCGTTTCACATCATCTTCCCGGCTTTCTCGATCGGGTTGGCGAGTTTTCTGGCCGTGCTGAACGCGCTTTGGCTGTGGAAACGCGAAGAAACCTATCTGAAGCTCTTTAACTATTGGAAGAAAATCTTTGCCGTGGCCTTTGGCATGGGGGTCGTCTCGGGCATCGTCATGTCCTACCAGATCGGCACAAACTGGTCGGTGTTTTCCGACAAGGCAGGGCCGGTTGTCGGGCCGCTGATGGCCTATGAAGTCCTCTCGGCTTTCTTCCTCGAAGCCGGGTTCCTTGGCATCATGCTCTTTGGCCGCAAAAGGGTCGGCGACGGGCTGCATATGTTTGCCACAGCGCTGGTGGCACTGGGCACGCTGGCCTCGGCGACATGGATCCTGTCGGTCAACAGCTGGATGCAGACCCCTGCGGGCTTTGGCATCAACGACGTGGGGCAATTCGTGCCCGAGGACTGGTGGGCGATCGTCTTTAACCCGTCATTCCCCTACCGGTTGGTGCATATGGTGCTGGCGGCCTATCTGACCACGGCGCTGGTCGTGGGCGGGGTTGGCGGTTTGCACTTGCTGCGCGATCACGCCGACCGGGCCGCGCGGCGGATGTTCTCGATGGCGATGTGGATGCTTCTGTTGGTCACGCCGCTACAGATTTTTGCGGGCGACATGCACGGCCTCAACACGCTGGAGCATCAGCCCGCCAAGGTCATGGCGATGGAGGGGCATTACGACAGCCATCCAGATGGCGCACCGCTGATCCTTTTCGGCATCCCGAACCCCGAAGAAAAGCGCATTGATTATGCGGTCGAGATCCCCAAGCTCTCTTCACTGATCCTAAAGCATGATCTGAACGCGCCGCTGCCGGGGCTCGACACGATCCCGGATGAGGATGAGCCGCCCGTCGCGATTGTCTTCTGGTCTTTCCGCATCATGATTGCGCTTGGTTTTGCGATGCTGGGGCTGGGTCTTTGGGCCGCACTCGCGCGGCTGCGGGGGCGGCTCTACGACGCGCCGCTGTTGCACCGGTTGGCGCTGCTGATGGGGCCGACCGGCTTTGTCGCGGTGCTGGCGGGCTGGATCACGACCGAGGTCGGGCGGCAGCCCTTCACGGTTTACGGGCTGCTGCGAACCTCTGAAAGCCTTGCACCGATTGAGGCACCTGCCGTGGCGACCTCGCTGATCGCTTTCATCGTGGTGTACTTTTTCGTCTTTGGCGCGGGCACGTGGTATATCGTGGCGATGATGCGCAAACCGGTTGTGGATCATGTGCTGGAAGACGAACGCGACGCGGCGCAGGATGACGCCGCGCAGGATGACGGGCCGATCCTTGCTGTCGGCGAAGAGGCGGCGGTCAGAGACAAAGCGGTCAAAAACAAGCGCGAGGATAGCTGA
- a CDS encoding LuxR family transcriptional regulator: protein MVEIRTDDCFETGRFAELAFVHAPIGLVVTENRCIRDCNNAFAQMFGYPRADLRDQLFAILYPSDEEFVNIRDRGVDQLRKTNTYWDERIMARRDGSLFWCRVRGHSFTPERPLDRAVWSFADLSAERPYLPLTRREREILSHLAEGLTSKQIALNLDISHRTVEVYRAKLLKKFGVSNTSGLFHSLGGIDSDHVVSNSSK from the coding sequence ATGGTGGAAATACGTACCGATGATTGCTTCGAGACGGGGCGCTTTGCAGAGCTTGCCTTTGTGCATGCGCCCATCGGGCTGGTGGTGACCGAGAACCGCTGCATCCGCGATTGCAACAATGCCTTTGCGCAGATGTTCGGCTATCCGCGCGCCGACCTGCGCGACCAGCTTTTCGCCATTCTCTACCCCTCGGATGAAGAGTTCGTAAACATCCGCGACCGTGGCGTGGACCAGTTGCGCAAGACCAACACCTATTGGGACGAACGCATCATGGCGCGGCGCGATGGCAGCCTGTTTTGGTGCCGTGTGCGGGGCCATTCCTTCACGCCCGAACGCCCGCTCGACCGCGCGGTCTGGAGCTTTGCCGACCTCTCCGCCGAGCGGCCCTACCTGCCGCTTACCCGGCGCGAGCGCGAGATCCTGAGCCATCTGGCAGAGGGGCTGACCAGCAAGCAAATTGCGCTCAACCTCGATATTTCGCACCGGACGGTCGAAGTGTACCGCGCGAAACTGCTCAAGAAATTCGGCGTCAGCAATACCTCTGGCCTGTTTCATTCGCTGGGCGGCATCGACAGCGATCATGTGGTGTCCAACAGTTCTAAGTGA
- a CDS encoding HAMP domain-containing sensor histidine kinase, whose product MRARLAGLWRSMPLRLALLLVLLFTIVSLLSLAASYAVTQRSFEQAIRADLAQDMAGFRAAPGASALARLVEAESRETDPNRLILSYIGPNGRIYGNGAIARDNEGYHIVSIGAARAQYTGVYLTLTDTLYGGLLTIARSRAEITALREVFVNILLVSLLPTVLIALSGGLILARRSKRHVEVIRATLDRLTAGDLAARVAPGARWSDDLLRIGEAVNQMARAQETSVAALRQVSLDIAHDLKTPIQRVSVHLDDLDRAEATGEDRAEPLARARAELDGIAAIFQSLLQLAQVEQGDARAHFAPVDLAALCRTMIELYEPAAGEQGKRLLCDLPETSTHVTGDRALLGQLLANLIENALRHSGDAEAVEISLNQTAGQVVLTLADSGPGIPAADRDKVLQRLYRLDRSRGTPGHGLGLALVDGVAKLHGARLELIDNAPGLRVVITFDS is encoded by the coding sequence ATGAGGGCGCGGCTGGCGGGGCTCTGGCGGTCGATGCCGCTGCGTCTGGCGCTTTTGCTGGTGCTTTTGTTCACCATCGTCAGCCTTTTAAGCCTCGCGGCAAGCTATGCGGTCACGCAGCGGTCGTTCGAGCAGGCCATCCGCGCCGATCTGGCGCAGGACATGGCAGGCTTTCGCGCCGCCCCGGGCGCCTCGGCATTGGCGCGGCTGGTCGAGGCGGAATCGCGTGAGACTGATCCCAACCGTCTGATCCTCAGCTATATCGGCCCGAATGGGCGTATCTACGGCAACGGGGCCATCGCGCGGGACAACGAGGGCTATCACATCGTCTCAATCGGCGCGGCGCGGGCGCAGTATACCGGGGTTTATCTGACCCTGACCGACACGCTTTATGGCGGGCTTTTGACCATCGCGCGCAGCCGGGCCGAGATCACGGCCCTGCGTGAGGTTTTCGTCAACATTCTGTTGGTCAGCCTTCTGCCCACGGTGCTGATTGCGCTCTCGGGCGGGCTGATCCTTGCCCGACGCTCTAAACGTCATGTTGAGGTGATCCGCGCCACGCTGGACCGGCTCACTGCGGGCGATCTGGCAGCAAGGGTCGCGCCGGGGGCACGCTGGTCGGATGACCTGCTGCGCATCGGAGAGGCGGTGAACCAGATGGCTCGGGCGCAGGAAACCTCTGTGGCGGCGTTGCGGCAGGTGTCACTGGATATCGCGCATGATCTGAAGACGCCGATACAGCGTGTCTCGGTGCATCTGGACGATCTGGATCGGGCCGAGGCCACGGGCGAGGACCGCGCCGAGCCGCTGGCCCGCGCCCGCGCCGAGTTGGACGGTATCGCGGCCATTTTCCAATCCCTGCTGCAATTGGCGCAGGTAGAGCAGGGCGACGCCCGCGCCCATTTCGCCCCCGTCGATCTGGCCGCGCTTTGCCGCACCATGATCGAGCTTTATGAGCCCGCAGCGGGGGAGCAGGGCAAACGCTTGCTCTGCGATCTGCCGGAGACATCGACCCATGTCACCGGCGACCGGGCGCTGTTGGGCCAACTGCTGGCCAATCTGATCGAGAACGCTCTGCGCCATTCCGGCGATGCCGAAGCGGTAGAGATATCGTTGAACCAGACGGCAGGACAGGTCGTGCTCACTTTAGCGGACAGCGGCCCCGGCATTCCGGCGGCGGACCGCGACAAAGTGCTGCAGCGGCTCTACCGGCTTGACCGCAGCCGAGGCACGCCGGGCCATGGGCTGGGGCTGGCGCTGGTCGATGGGGTGGCGAAACTGCATGGGGCAAGGCTGGAACTGATCGACAACGCGCCGGGGCTGCGCGTCGTGATAACCTTCGACAGTTAG
- a CDS encoding winged helix-turn-helix domain-containing protein: MKLLVVEDDTTTSTYIARGLREEGHAVDVVADGRDGLVQATTGQYDVLILDRMLPELDGLTLLKTLRGAGNATPVLLLTAMGAVEDRIDGLNAGADDYLVKPFAFGELSARVNALARRPQALEQETTLRAGDLTMDLISRRVTRAGQDIDLLPREFALLEHLMRRKGRVQTRTMLLEAVWDISFDPMTNVVETHISRLRAKVDRPFHTELIQTVRGAGYRIDA, from the coding sequence ATGAAACTGCTTGTTGTCGAAGACGATACCACCACCAGCACCTATATCGCGCGCGGCCTGCGCGAAGAGGGGCATGCGGTGGATGTGGTGGCCGATGGCCGCGACGGGTTGGTGCAGGCCACCACCGGGCAATATGACGTGCTGATCCTCGACCGGATGCTGCCGGAACTTGATGGGCTGACCCTGCTGAAAACCCTGCGCGGGGCAGGCAATGCCACACCGGTGTTGCTGCTCACGGCAATGGGCGCGGTCGAAGACCGGATCGACGGGCTGAACGCCGGGGCAGATGATTATCTGGTCAAACCCTTTGCCTTTGGCGAACTGTCGGCACGGGTGAACGCACTGGCGCGTCGTCCGCAGGCGTTGGAGCAGGAGACCACCCTGCGCGCCGGGGATCTGACGATGGACCTCATCAGCCGCCGGGTGACGCGGGCCGGGCAGGACATCGACTTGCTGCCGCGCGAATTTGCTTTGTTGGAGCATCTGATGCGCCGCAAAGGCCGGGTGCAGACGCGCACCATGCTGCTAGAGGCCGTCTGGGATATCTCTTTTGATCCGATGACCAATGTGGTCGAAACCCACATCAGCCGGTTGCGCGCCAAAGTGGACCGGCCCTTTCACACCGAGTTGATCCAAACCGTGCGCGGCGCGGGCTATAGGATCGACGCATGA
- a CDS encoding Do family serine endopeptidase, with amino-acid sequence MNQTFSKAPRAAALALSAAVAATPMLALAPTAALAVPAGGYADLVEAVSPAVVFIEVTAKQQSTQIQQQLPPGMSEELRRRFEHMLPDQPGAEATPRQGLGSGFIISEDGQIVTNHHVVAGAETVTVKLADGRSFDAEVVGSDAMTDIALLKVAADVDLPKVDFGTSKTLRVGDEVVAVGNPFGLGGTVTSGIISALSRDIQAGPFDDFIQTDAAINRGNSGGPLFNNDGEVVGVNTAILSPGGGSVGIGFSVPSDLVQTIVADLADDGLVERGWLGVQIRQMTPEVANVLGYDEPRGAVIEAVSEDSPAAKAGLKKGDIILSFGDTEVDDLRDLTRAVATTTPETAAEVVVLRKGSEQTLDVTVGTLEPKPA; translated from the coding sequence ATGAACCAGACCTTTTCCAAGGCCCCCCGCGCCGCCGCCCTTGCGCTGAGCGCCGCCGTCGCCGCGACCCCGATGCTGGCGCTTGCGCCCACAGCCGCGCTGGCCGTCCCGGCTGGCGGCTATGCCGACTTGGTCGAGGCCGTCTCTCCCGCCGTGGTCTTTATCGAAGTGACCGCGAAACAGCAAAGCACACAGATCCAGCAGCAACTGCCCCCCGGCATGTCCGAAGAACTGCGCCGCCGGTTTGAACATATGCTGCCCGACCAACCCGGCGCCGAAGCGACTCCGCGCCAAGGTCTGGGGTCCGGTTTCATCATCTCCGAAGATGGCCAAATCGTGACAAACCACCACGTCGTCGCAGGCGCCGAGACGGTAACCGTGAAGCTCGCCGATGGCCGCAGCTTTGACGCCGAGGTCGTGGGCAGCGACGCGATGACCGACATCGCGCTGCTAAAGGTCGCCGCGGATGTGGACCTGCCCAAGGTGGACTTCGGCACCTCCAAGACCCTGCGCGTCGGCGATGAAGTCGTGGCCGTGGGCAACCCCTTTGGTCTTGGCGGCACCGTGACTTCGGGCATCATTTCGGCCCTGTCGCGTGACATTCAGGCCGGGCCGTTCGATGATTTCATCCAGACCGACGCGGCGATCAACCGCGGCAACTCCGGCGGGCCGCTGTTTAACAACGATGGCGAAGTCGTGGGCGTGAACACCGCGATCCTGTCGCCGGGTGGCGGCTCTGTCGGGATCGGCTTCTCGGTGCCTTCTGACCTCGTGCAGACCATCGTGGCCGATCTGGCCGATGACGGCTTGGTCGAGCGTGGCTGGCTGGGTGTGCAAATCCGGCAGATGACCCCCGAGGTCGCCAATGTGCTGGGCTATGACGAGCCGCGCGGCGCGGTGATCGAAGCGGTTTCCGAGGACAGCCCCGCCGCCAAAGCGGGCCTTAAGAAAGGTGATATCATCCTGTCCTTCGGCGACACAGAGGTGGACGATCTGCGCGACCTGACCCGCGCGGTGGCAACCACCACGCCTGAGACGGCGGCAGAGGTTGTCGTGCTGCGCAAAGGATCTGAGCAGACCCTCGACGTGACCGTGGGCACGCTGGAACCCAAGCCGGCGTGA
- a CDS encoding response regulator transcription factor: MSENGIVYVVDDDAAVRESLVWLLGSVGLRAIPFASAAAFLDSYEDSGNCCLVSDVRMPGMSGLELQKALNARGIKVPLILMTAFGDVSTAVTAMKAGAVDFIEKPFNNQNMLDLINTALQADAARRKGEEAEVENAQLLARLTPQEHRVFERVVAGLSNREIGSEMDISIKTVEVHRARVMRKLEANSVAELVRFHIHNAPPASAEDSERA, translated from the coding sequence ATGTCAGAAAACGGGATCGTTTACGTCGTTGATGATGACGCCGCGGTGCGGGAGTCTCTGGTGTGGTTGCTGGGGTCTGTCGGGCTGCGCGCGATTCCATTTGCATCGGCGGCCGCGTTCCTCGACAGCTATGAGGACAGTGGCAACTGCTGCCTCGTCAGCGATGTACGGATGCCGGGGATGAGCGGGCTAGAACTGCAAAAGGCGCTGAATGCGCGGGGGATCAAAGTGCCGCTGATCTTGATGACGGCCTTCGGCGATGTCTCTACCGCCGTGACGGCGATGAAGGCAGGCGCGGTGGATTTCATCGAAAAACCCTTCAACAACCAGAACATGCTCGACCTCATCAACACCGCCCTTCAGGCCGATGCCGCGCGGCGCAAGGGCGAAGAGGCCGAGGTAGAGAATGCGCAGCTGCTGGCCCGGCTCACCCCGCAAGAGCATCGGGTTTTTGAACGGGTGGTGGCGGGGCTCTCGAACCGTGAGATCGGCAGTGAGATGGATATCTCCATCAAAACGGTTGAGGTGCACCGCGCGCGGGTGATGCGCAAGCTTGAGGCGAATTCGGTCGCGGAACTGGTGCGCTTTCATATTCACAATGCGCCGCCCGCCTCAGCCGAAGACAGCGAGCGCGCGTAA
- the cydB gene encoding cytochrome d ubiquinol oxidase subunit II produces MFGLELSFIWAGIIAGAVLIYVVLDGFDLGVGLLFPMTKDEGERNVMMNSVAPIWDGNETWLVLGGGGLFAVFPLAYAVVMPALYMPIILMLLGLIFRGVAFEYRWRTKRWKPLWDMAFFGGSLVASFCQGIALGALVQGIEIEGRAYAGGWWDWLTPFSILTGVAVTVGYALLGATWLNMKLEGRIQAHMRRLAWPLAVATLVFMGMVSLWTPFTDAVYFERWFAWPTALFSGLVPLLVALAAFGMLRGLQRKADIQPFLCAQALFVLGFIGIGISFYPHMVPPSLTIADAAAPDESLMFALVGTLVLLPLILSYTAYAYWVFRGKIDPEEGYH; encoded by the coding sequence ATGTTTGGACTGGAACTTTCGTTCATCTGGGCCGGGATCATCGCCGGTGCCGTGCTGATCTATGTCGTCCTCGACGGGTTCGATCTGGGGGTTGGGCTGCTCTTTCCGATGACCAAGGACGAGGGCGAGCGCAACGTGATGATGAACTCGGTCGCCCCCATCTGGGACGGCAACGAGACTTGGCTGGTGCTGGGCGGCGGTGGGCTTTTTGCGGTCTTTCCACTGGCCTATGCGGTTGTCATGCCCGCGCTTTACATGCCGATCATCCTGATGCTGCTGGGGCTGATCTTTCGCGGCGTGGCGTTCGAGTACCGTTGGCGCACCAAACGTTGGAAGCCCCTGTGGGACATGGCGTTTTTCGGCGGCTCGCTGGTGGCCTCCTTCTGTCAGGGCATCGCCCTTGGCGCGCTGGTGCAGGGGATCGAGATCGAAGGCCGCGCCTATGCGGGCGGCTGGTGGGATTGGCTCACGCCTTTCTCGATCCTGACCGGGGTGGCGGTGACCGTGGGCTATGCTCTGCTGGGGGCCACGTGGCTCAACATGAAGCTTGAGGGCCGCATACAGGCCCACATGCGCCGCCTCGCCTGGCCGCTGGCGGTGGCGACTTTGGTCTTCATGGGGATGGTCAGCCTTTGGACGCCGTTCACCGATGCCGTCTATTTCGAGCGGTGGTTCGCGTGGCCCACGGCGCTGTTCAGCGGCTTGGTGCCGCTTTTGGTGGCGCTTGCGGCCTTTGGGATGCTGCGCGGCTTGCAACGCAAGGCGGACATTCAGCCGTTCCTCTGTGCGCAGGCGCTGTTCGTGTTGGGCTTCATCGGCATCGGGATCAGCTTTTACCCGCATATGGTGCCGCCAAGCCTGACCATCGCCGATGCCGCCGCCCCCGATGAAAGCCTGATGTTCGCGCTGGTCGGCACGCTGGTGCTGCTGCCGCTGATCCTCAGCTACACGGCCTATGCCTATTGGGTGTTCCGCGGCAAGATCGACCCCGAGGAGGGCTATCACTGA